cctgcaaagacagctgtttCATAGCGCCCGctcctcacgcacacacaacaaagtactggaaacgtgacatcgcagcttgttcgttataaaaaataaaatacagttaaaaaaataaaaatatacaaaaggtacaatagtccatagtgcaatccgtgccattcagcaagagcttCTGGATTTCAggttagtatttttgttttgcatcaatactttaatacaatgaaaatatatatgatatattattaatataataaacttgCCTGACAATATTGTTAACATGGTTACACGTATGTAAGTTGTGGAATTTTCCCAGTCAGACGTCACTCGTTGGTCGGTGTTTGTTGGGGCGGTGTGAACATgacagtttttttctcatagaattctaaatccaacggccaacttgttcgttggcgtttgttggtgtttgttggcgtttgtcggtgcggtgtgaattggcctttaaatTGCAAAAGAGGAGAATGCCCCCCTCCTGGTGATACTGGTATTACTGGTATTGTCACACCTCGATTAGCCAGTGGGAAAATTTCCTCACCCTCACAACCTTAATGGCAACCTTAATGGCAGACtcagatttatgcatttctatgtCAAAACTATCAACGccgaaattaatctgcagcagtcaggtggtacaagtaagagctctgtaagttatgttcattattattgtaacgTTATGtcctttgagacatgaggtaatttaacagTCTCCCGTGAAACTTGTCAGACTCTGCGGTGTGCATTCATGTGTTTTaaaggaggcgtggctttggagacgcTCTGAAGAGAGGGTAGGATCTCacgctttcaaagctagcttgctattgctagcctctccaaaattgcctaccctacctttaatttagttattcaaagaAAAAGAAGTGATAGACTGATTTGGAGAGTTAGTGATACTGGTTTATTCTTGACCAGGGGTTTTCAATCTTCGGATGCCATGGATAGGCCTGTCGCAATAATCAATACATCGACTTATCGCGCAATATATGTATCTGACCTCAATAATTTTTGGTGACGCAATATATCGGCCATTATGTTTACATGGTAAAGAATGTCACCAACATTTTGCCAATCATTCTGTCATCTGCAATTATACACAGAGCAGTCATGGACAGGTGAAAAAAGGCATTATTTGAGGCGTTATAGTGTTTTCCTGAGTCCTGACAACTACAGATAGTTTGGAAAAACAAGTCAGACTGCTATCGATTTAAAATCCGCAATCCACTGTTCCGGTGCaaatataaatgtgtttgttCATACAGACATCTGAATGCTAAGTAGGgtttgtgttttcagcagtAGTGCACCCTTACTTTACTGAGAATATTTACCATTTATTCAAGTTTTTAATTTAggatattacatttttttgatcCTTCATTTCTATGATCGAAATAATTAAATGGTTGTTGTCATTTGAAAGTGTGTTGCCTACTTCCATTATTATACTGTtatattatgattatatattcagTGGCACAAATAATATTGTTTAGCGCAATTATTTCTGAAACAATATATCGCACAACAAAAAGTTGTTATGGTGACAGGCCTAGCCATGGACCCtcaaatatgatcatcctcatgattatatttaatattttaaaaggcAGCTCTATATTTTCATGTGTAAAGTCCCAACttatactgtgaaatattaatataatgataatataataaatacctaaaatattatttggaaattattttgtttctattatattacattataaggTTTTTTTCCTGTTCACTATAGCACTATTGTGACAGATTAGGGtacaattctcactattaactaactattaactatgacttgcagcctcaataaactcttgaaattactgcttattaatagttcgTAATGTAGTTGTTAAATTTAAGTACTGGATTAAGGGTTgcagaatatggtcatgcagaataaggcattaatatgtgctttataagtactaataaacagccaatatagtaatatgcatgctaataagcaactagatAATAGTGAGAATAACTAAACTAAAATGTTACCCTGTACTGTTATTTGTTTTAAtcaaatcatttattatttatttattttacattttttacactgCTTTTCTCTAAACGTTTTCCTGTGATCCAGTTTAAAATCCTCAGCTGTGATATAATGCtggtttatatataataatgacAGCAAATGAGATGTATAAATAACACTTATGTTGCATAATATACTCTAAATTCACTACAATGTGAAAACATAAGGCACAgtaaacatacatattcatatTTTCAATAAGCTACAGTATACACAATATAATACATTATGGTTTTCAATACATTTCCTGTAAGTTGCATATTTCATGTAAACTAGTCTTATTAACTAATATACTGTAGATGGAATCAGCAAATGGTATTTTCATATATACAAATCTGTTGAATGATTACTACatcatattatttttatttacttctaGATATTTCAGAGACTACCATAGTAGTgacatatttcattttatttcatgttagtaccatatttcatatttaaagccTCCCCTAAAACTGTAATTCAGGTTCTCTACTATATTACAAACCCACACTGCCTAACGTTAACGTTACTTGACCCAAGTTAAACCACTCACAGGAGATCCCTGTCAAGAATCCTTCTCTCAAGAAATGAAATCGTTGTATCTTAAGTATAACTTACTACATAATCTCGAGAGAGAAAGTAAATCGCGTCAATTTTATCGATAAATTCAGATATATACGTACCGATCATACCTGTCCAGAACTTCCGCCTCAAATCCTTCAACGGTccttgtttataaaaaaaataccgAGACAACAGTGATGAGTAAACTCCGTGCTGGGGATTTAAACAGGCTTTTCCCGTAACATGTGAAGCGACAAGAAACGATAATGCCAGCGGGATTTCCAACTTTCACTCAGCCGTTgtagagcgagagagagagttagTTTCAGCGAGTCACTGGCCGCGTTTCAATAATGTGACGCCTACGTAAACAGCGTGTGGGCGGCGCGCTGGAGTTCTCTGGCTGCACGCGCACGTCACGCTCAGTCCCGCTGTCTATATAGTCGCCTCACTAGGGTTTGAAGCACACCCCATAATGTCAGCTGAATGTGACCGTCAACAGGTGAAGCAACAGTGTTTTAATGGCACTTCAGATTCTATTAAATAATCAAAACATGAGTTATATTGGAATGGGAAGAAtacactaaacttggttaaggtattaaaatgacagaattatttatacatataagGCAAACAAACTTGTATGTATATAAGGCAAACTCGAGCAtatgattaaagggttagttcacccaaaaatgaaaataatgtcatttattactcaccctcatgccgttccacacccgtaagaccttcattcatcttcggaaaataaataaagcgacaagaatatttttttgtgcaccaaaaaaataaacaaaataacgacttatatagtgatggccgatttcaaaacactgcttcaggaagcatcggagcacaattAATCAGtttatcgaatcatgattcggagagcgtgtcaaaccgccaaactgctgaaatcacgtgactttggcgatccgaaccactgattcgacacgctgattcatttatgctctgaagcttcctgaagcagtgttttgaaatcggccatcactaagtcgttattttgtttatttttttggtgcgcaaaaaatattcttgttgctttataatattaatattaaaccactgtactcacatgaactgatttaaatatattttagtacattaatggatcttgagagaggaagtgtccattgctccctatggaggcctcactgagccatcggatttcaactaaaatatcttaatttgtgttctgaagattaacgaagttcttacgggtgtggaacagcatgagggtgagtaataaatgacattattttcattattgggtgaactaaccctttaaatatgggtttttattgtattatgcAAAAAAGgcacagaaaaacaaaagtctcgGGAAATAGAGCATAAATTGACTACAGTGtaatcagttattaatgttttgttggTTCTCCCTtgttttcagcagccattatcCTGGGTGTTGGCTCACTAAACATGCTTATCTTCTTTTCAATCCTCCTAAAGTTCTTCTCAAAGTTGAGCTTCCTTGGAAGACCTGTCCTGCATGACTTATCACAATTCCAGTTTATAATTTCCCAAAAGTTTAGGGAACTGAGGAGGCCACTTGAAGACGTCAAAATGCTGAGCATAAACAACTTTGTTGCATGTGTGGTGTGTTTGTGATTGCtatcatgttaaaaaaaaatacacatttgatGTCCAAACAGATCCTCCATACTCGGCTACATTGTATTCAGCAGGATTCCCAAGAATTGGGCCATTTTCAAAGTACTAGCAACATTGTACATCTTTTCAACACATGCTGCAGACATGCATCCCCAATACCTTTATTTTTCCCCTGCCGTGCCTAGAGGCGCCACACATGCATTTGGTATTAAAACACTCCAGTTGTCTTCTACAAACATATCTGACACCATCCAATGctatgttgttaaattttgactTATCACAGCTCCAATCTTCCACACTCCAAGATTAAACTAAATGGTTTTGCTGgcctaaaaatatgaaaattaagtTGAGGTAATGAAGTTAATTCATACAGATGATGTGTCTGAGTTGTTCCAAAGGTATTGCATATGAGCAATGATCCCTAATTGTTGCTCAGTTCACTTCGGAGGGACTGCTGGGGTCATAAATCTCAAGCCAATGTGCATGATATTAATCTCAGTGCCgcacagacagaaagacagataatGAGACGGGTAGCCGAGAGTCCCGAGACAAAACACTGAACAGATGGAGGGCAGTAAGTCACTCACACTGAATGGTGTTTTGTGCACTAATTCGTCTTCCTCCTGCACACAACACACTGTCTGAGACATTAAAATCTTCTACCTGCTTGCAGTAAAATAACCTCATTTGGCAAACGCAGGCGAGTCTGTCAAGACTTTAGTGACTGGCTTTTGTTTAGTGCACTCACACACTATTCTCACTCGCCACTGTCACACAATAAAAGGCTTGTTATTTTCCTGCCGAAGCACATCTGTTGGCTTCCTGGCATTGAGCTGCTTCTGCATAAAGGGCACTGAGAGTGTTGAGTGCTGTAATTTAACGCAGGTAACTGCAAAACACTCCCTCGTTTAGAGGTGAAGTGTGAAGCACTAAAACAGAACTAGAAAAATATACATTGCTGTCAGAGTTAAAATACTGTCCCCGTCTGCTATTAGTCAAGTCACACATATAGCCCCACCCCAAATGTACACTATTGGTTGAGCCAGTGTTATGCCACGCCCACCCAGAACACTGAAACAAACAGATTTCAATTCTATGGAAGTTGGTTTACAccgtgaaataaaaaaaattaaaaataaatcaataataattgcgacttttttaaTTGCACAAAGAATGTTATGAACTAATAATTACGTGTTTAagtctcacaattcttacttttttactcagaattttgagtttacatttaacaattctgacttttttcctcagaattccatttatatcttgtaattcgGACTTTTTCACCCTCAGAATTCTGAATTTACATCTCAcaactgacttttttcctcagaattccatttatctcacaattcagattttttccccccaagaaTTCTGaatttacatctcacaattgacttttttcctcagaattccatacatcacgcaattctgaatttacgTCTCACAGTTTTGAGTTTCTATCTCATAAATGCTAGTTATtaactcataattgcgagtttacatctcgcaattctgacatttttccccctcagaattctGAATTTACCTCTCAcaattgacttttttcctcagaattccacatttacatctcacaattctgacttttttcctcagaatttcatttatatctcacaattctgacttttttcctcagtattccaaatttatatctcacaattctgactttttcctcagaattccaaatttatctcacaattgagaattttttcctcagaattccaAATTTATACCTCGCAATTGAgacatttttctcagaattccaagtttacttctagtaattctgacttttttcctcagaattccatttatatctcgcaattctgacttttttcccctcagaattctgaatttacatctcacaattgacttttttcccctcagaattccacatttatatctcacaattctgacttttttcctcagaattccaaatttatatctcacaattgagactttttcctcagaattccaAATTTATACCTCGCAATTGAgactttttcctcagaattccaagtttacttctagtaattctgacttttttcctcagaattccatttatatctcgcaattctgactttttcccctcagaattctgaatttacatctcacaattctgaattttttcctcagaattccacatttatatctcacaattgagactttttcctcagaattccaAATTTATACCTCGCAATTGAgactttttcctcagaattccaAGTTTACTTCTAgtaattctaacttttttcctcagaattctgactttacatctcgcaattcaaactttttttcctcagaatttagagtttacatctcgtaattctgacttttttcctcagaattccatttatatctcacaattctgactttttcccctcagaattctgaatttacatctcacaattctgaattttttcctcagaattccacatttatatctcacaattgagaCCTTTTCCTCAGAATTCCAAATGTATACCTCGCAATTGAgactttttcctcagaattccaagtttacttctagtaattctgactttttccctcagaattctgactttacatcttgcaattcaaacttttttccctcagaattcagagtttacatctcgtaattctgacttttttcctcagaattccatttatctcacaattctgatttttccCCCCAAGAATTCTGAATTTACCTCTCAcaattgacttttttcctcagaattccacatttacatctcacaattctgacttttttccctcagaattccaaatttatatctcacaattgagactttttcctcagaattccaAATTTACTTCTAGTAATTCTGATTTtccctcagaattctgactttacatctcgcaattcaaacttttttcccctcagaattcaGAGTTTACATCTTGAATTCTGACTGTTTTCCTTCAGAATTTTGAGGTaacatcacgcaattctgactttttttcctcagaattttattttctttccaaAGAAAGCTTGCTTTtaccacaaaataaatatataaaatgaggtaactgtgactttttaaattgcaattaagactttttcctcacaattgcaagtttaaatctcacaaacaCAAGTTATGagctcagaattctgagtttacatctcgcaattctgactcaaaacaacacatttacatgacaatgacGCCTAGTGGGTGACCAGAAACATCACCAGTCTGAACGTCCTACACCTGAGCACTCTGAAAAGACTGAAAGTCAGAAGATCAAACTAACAGCATCAATAGAATCTGAGTGTGAAGACTCATCAGCACTGATATACTCATGCAAAACACTCATGTGATTTGAAGATGAGAGTTTCAGGCTGTGCATGAACTTTCAGCCCATTTCACTTGCAAATCACGTCGTTTTTCTCGTCTGTCCTGACGGTAAAGGCATTTGTGGAAATACAACATTCAGGACATTTATATGAGCAACAAAACCCCCAAAagagccacaaaaaaaaaaaacacacacacaaaaaaaaaataactgacaCAGCTGTGGTTTCaccaaatatttattaaaacagaacagatatatattattattattattattattaacaagtTCTCttacaaaatatgatttttatcattacaaatGAGAGCTGCAGCACTTGATTATTTAAAGCATTTAAGTACGCTGAAAGAAGCAGACCATAATTTCTCTGAATATATTAAATGATACAGCACACACAAGTTAGGTCAAAGAATTTTTTGAAATCCATAAAAAACTGACAAGAACAAACACTGACCAGAATGAAAATGTCATAGTTTGATATCATTGTACTGTTTCACCTCTGTCTACTTACCCTGAATCACAGGAATGATTTAATGCAAATATCATCTCACTGCATGTAGTTTATATACACCTAAAAAGTTAATGTCAGCTTTCACATTCAAATATCATGAAGTCCACACACCAAGTTCGCAGGCACTGATATATCTGTGagttcaaaaaacaaacaaggcaTTTAGGTCTAAAGGTGCCAAACAATAAAAGGTATGgttataataatgttaaaagTCCTCAATTCCCATCAAATAAAgcttcaaacacacacaatatgaGCAAAACGACACACCCTGTCAAACCTGACTGAACCACCTTAGTCCTAATGACTTTAATAACTGATAGATACGACATGTTATCACTCATCCTGCAATTATAGCAGAACCCTACGacagggacagttcacccagaaaataaattcagtcatcatttacacatCTGCATGTCATTTAAATCTGTATTTATTTCCGTAAAAGACAAAAGAAGAATTGAGATTTGCATCAAGAGAGCAAATGTCATTTGTTCTCACGTGTTGTAGCCAAAAACAACATGCGACTTTGAGTATGTGAAAGTGTGAATGAGCACTTAAATCTGTGTCTGTTCATTATACGGCAAAATGTGACTTGAAATATAGTGACAGTTGTGGTCACAtcatacaggtgtggaatgacattagGGTGAATTGTTGTTTTCTGGTGAACTATTTctctgaaatgtttgaaaagtttggaataattaggattttttaaatgtttttaaaagaagtctcttatgctcaacaaagctgcatttgtttgataaaaaaaaaatagagtaaaaacagtaattttgtgaaacattattacaatgtaaaataactgttgtgtattgtaatatacagtattttaaaatgtaatttattccagtgatcaaagctgaatgttcagcatcattactccagtcttcagtgtcacatgatccttcagaaatcattctcatatgatactcagttattatcaatgttggaaacagttgtgctgcttaatattttttggaacctgtgatacttttttcaggatttactgataaataaaaagttaaaaagaacagcatttgtttaaaataaaaatcttttctaacaatgtaagtctttactatcactttttatcaatttaacacaaccttgctgaataaaagtattaatttctttttttttttttaaagaaagaaagaaagaaagaaagaaagaaagaatactgaccctaaacttttgaacggtagtgtatattgttacaaaagatttctattttaaataaatgatgttcttttttaactttttttattcatcaaagaatccggAAAATTCCACgggttataaaaaaatattaaacagcacaacggtttccaacattgataacaaaTCTGCATtatttctgaagtatcatgtgacactgaagactggagtaatggctgatgaaaattcagctttgaatcacagaaataaattctattttaaagtatattaaagtagaaaaccataattttaagttgtaataatatttcacactattaatttttttctgtatttttgaccaaataaatgcagccttgctgagcataagagacttctttcaaaaacattaaaaacagtaaagttttcaaacttttgactggtactgtatactataatatatttaataaatagtatactatatataaaactatacaTAAAACGGTGCAACGGTACTAGCAGTTTATCGTAACTGTACATGCAGTATAAATAAACCGATACTCTACCTATTTTTTTAGGGTTGGGGAGGTTGAGGTTGTTCATGATGTTCACGAACTCGTCCAGCGTCTTTGTCAGCCGTGGATTAAACTTCTTTTCCTCATCCACAGTGGACACGGTCTGACCTTCAGCGTTAGATCACAGCAAACAAGACAATAAATAATGCATAAATCAACAAAGAGAAAGTAAATCATCCCTACTACTACTAGTACTAACCTTAgtaaattgttgttcatttgtttAACATGAGTGTCTTTTACCAGATTGCTCAATGGATTCAAAAAGCAGTGTGGTTTTAGACTTTAGTTTCCTGTGGTAAAATGACTTTAACACACAGTGTCTCAGTTTAATGCTGTAAATCACGTACCCTTGTAGTCGTGTGCGGGGTAGATGAAACAATGTCCAGGCAGGGTGAAAATCTTCTTGTGGACGGACTCATACAATCTCTTAGGACAACCTGAGTGAAGACAGATGAAGAGCTTTACTGTCTCGCCATCATGTGGCCATTTGAAGTACTACAAAAACAAAGGCAAAATGAGCACATGGAAAAAAATCTACAAACAAATATTAGGATATGTGTTGTTATATTGGtgcatataaatgtaaaagATTACTCTTCCTTGTGTTCAtttagtgaaaaacagtatgaaCCTATTGTTATGTCCTATTCTGGGGAAAAAACACGTCAcagtattcctcatttaaataatttctgcccaaggcatatgcaaataaaggggcggggcctgttGAGTTAATTAGCAGTGAGTTGAAATTAGCAGTTATAGTAAGGGGtgtgacatttcccaaacatcCACAAAGTGGTTGCCCAATCTCAACACACTGCTCGAGCCAACCAAtaagagcacattgtgcttttcagaaggaggggcttcatagagacaggaactaaacagagcataactgacagactgggaagagaggaacTGCACCaatgtcaaatatgtgaaaaataatgtgttttttttaacatttaggcatgaaaacctattccttgtgagcccaaaaacaaaatcaagactttgtaaaaggccATAATTTAACAGCTCCACAATGAGAGATTCGCTCAGTCAATACAAAGTCACCTTGCTGAAAGTCTGTCCGTCCGCAGCCCCGGATGAGGAGGGCGTCACCAGTGAAAGCCATACTCTGATCTCCAGTGACGTACGTCACACATCCATCCGTGTGTCCCGGGGTCTCTCGCACCGTTAGACACTGAAACGGACCAAAAGCCAAAGTTCTGATAAGAATATAATCCCATCAGCACTTTATTGATTATATAACCTGTTAAACTCTCACTGAGTATGATAAgcacaataacaacactgtaaAACATCAAAACAGCCTTTGTTATTCTTCACACTATCATTAAATAGATTAAATAAATGAGCCATCATAAATAAACTAACTGTAAGTGACCTTTTCATGATCTTGTTTTTGAATctgagtggactttaaggtttatTGCATTGCCCTGATCATTTGCAATAttcaattttatatttatattattcaagtattgatattatatattatttaatataaataaacctactgtaaaTGACCCAGtcatgattttgtttttgaaacagTATGGATTTTAAAATGCACTGAATTGCCCTGGTCAATCATACATGTTTTCCGAAAGTGATCCGGTCTCCCTCTGAGAGCTGTATGTCCGCAGCGGCTCCGCTGTGTTTGGAGATGCAACTCTTCAGTCCAAACACCTTCTTCTTCAGCAGTCCAGTGCCAGTGATGTGGTCCGCGTGACAGTGAGTGTTCACTGGTGGAGAACATGCACAGACAGACATCATGAAACTTTCATAAATGATAGAACGATCGATCGAACGACAGATAGAACGGTCgaacgacagatagaacgatCGAACGACAGATAGAACAGAAGgatctagggctgggcgatatatcgcatgcaattgtcacgcgcatttcgtcagtaaagccggttccctgattaccgctaaatcaccatcacctgctttcaaatggagcggcatttaatagacagagccgtagttcactgataatctacgcaatatcgtgttcatattgcagatgaatcgccttcgataatgaacgcgatattgcgtagcttatcagtgaactacggctctgtctattaaatggcgctccatttgaaagcaggtgatggtgatttagcggtaatcagggaaccggctttactgacgaaatgcgcgtgacaatctcatgcgatgtatcgcccagccctagaagGATCGATAGAATGATCaagagatagatagaacgattgatagatagaacagAAGGATCGACTGATAGAATAGAACGATCGATCGATAGATAGAATAGAACGATCGATTGATAGAAAAGAACGATCGATcgatcgatagatagaacgatcgatagatagatagaatagaatgattgatagatagaacgatcgaTAGAATGATCgagagatagatagaacgatcgaTAGATAGAATAGAAGGATCGATCGATAGAATAGAACGATCgaacgacagatagaacgatTGAACAACAGAATGATAGAATAGAACGATCGATCGATAGAACGATCgaacgacagatagaacgatcgaacgatagatagaacgatcgaacgacagatagaatgattgaacaacagaacgatagatagaatagaatgatcgatagatagaatgatcgatagatagaacgatcgatagatagaacgatcaaacgatagaatgattgaacgatagatagaacaatcgATAGATAGAATAGAacgatcgatagatagatagatagaatagaACAATCGATAGATAGAATAGAACaatcgatagatagaacgatcgatcgatagatagaacgatcaaacgatagaatgattgaacgatagatagaacaatcgATAGATAGAATAGAacgatcgatagatagatagaacgatcgatagatagatagaacgatcgatagatagaacgatcaaacgatagaatgattgaacgatagatagaacaatcgATAGATAGAATAGAacgatcgatagatagatagatagatagaatagaacaatcgatagatagatagaacgatcgatagatagatagaacgatcgatagatagaacgatcaAACGATAGAATGAtcgaacgatagatagaacgatcgatagatagatagaatgatcgatagatagaacgatcaAACGATAGAATGATTGAACGATAGAACAATCGATAGATAGAATAGAacgatcgatagatagatagaatagaacaatcgatagatagatagaacgatcgatagatagatagaacgatcgatagatagaacgatcaAACGATAGAATGAtcgaacgatagatagaacgatcgatagatagatagaatgatcgatagatagaacgatcgaacg
The sequence above is drawn from the Megalobrama amblycephala isolate DHTTF-2021 linkage group LG13, ASM1881202v1, whole genome shotgun sequence genome and encodes:
- the ethe1 gene encoding persulfide dioxygenase ETHE1, mitochondrial encodes the protein MSAALLNRLNPAVSSAIRLWSCRAPVIDHRSAALSHRRPPSVRFYSGVRESGAPLFRQLFESESSTYTYLLADTDTREAVLIDPVLETVDRDLKLINELGLKLIVAVNTHCHADHITGTGLLKKKVFGLKSCISKHSGAAADIQLSEGDRITFGKHCLTVRETPGHTDGCVTYVTGDQSMAFTGDALLIRGCGRTDFQQGCPKRLYESVHKKIFTLPGHCFIYPAHDYKGQTVSTVDEEKKFNPRLTKTLDEFVNIMNNLNLPNPKKIDISVPANLVCGLHDI